A genome region from Hevea brasiliensis isolate MT/VB/25A 57/8 chromosome 9, ASM3005281v1, whole genome shotgun sequence includes the following:
- the LOC110637534 gene encoding outer envelope pore protein 16-4, chloroplastic isoform X1, translating to MAQRSRKLEMEEELNGVLPCSSLAVDSILRVGTAGGIWGSCIGPYDARKRGLSGKARTSFVAKSIGKFGFQCGLVAGVFTFSRCGIERYRKKDDWVNALIAGAMAGAAVAAGTRSWTQVVGMAGVVSAFSVAADYSKTV from the exons ATGGCACAAAGAAGCCGGAAATTAGAGATGGAAGAGGAGCTCAACGGCGTCCTTCCGTGCTCTTCGCTCGCCGTTGATTCCATCCTTCGAGTAGGAACG GCAGGTGGGATATGGGGCTCATGCATAGGTCCGTACGATGCACGCAAAAGAG GCTTGAGTGGCAAAGCTCGTACTTCCTTCGTT GCAAAGTCAATCGGAAAATTCGGCTTTCAATGTG GGCTTGTTGCTGGAGTTTTTACTTTTTCCCGTTGTGGAATTGAAAGATACAGGAAAAAGGATGACTGG GTGAATGCTTTAATTGCGGGTGCTATGGCAGGGGCAGCTGTTGCTGCCGGGACACGAAGTTGGACCCAGGTAGTTGGGATGGCTGGTGTGGTTTCTGCCTTCAGTGTTGCTGCTGACTACTCCAAAAcagtttaa
- the LOC110637561 gene encoding 60S ribosomal protein L22-2: protein MSRGAAAGAKGKKKGATFVIDCGKPVEDKIMDIASLEKFLQERIKVGGKAGALGDTVTVTRDKTKITVTSDSNFSKRYLKYLTKKYLKKHNVRDWLRVIASNKDRNVYELRYFNIAENEGEEED, encoded by the exons ATGAGTCGAGGAGCGGCAGCTGGAGCTAAGGGGAAGAAGAAGGGAGCGACCTTCGTGATTGACTGCGGGAAGCCAGTGGAGGATAAGATCATGGACATTGCCTCACTGGAAAAGTTCCTCCAGGAGAGGATCAAGGTTGGTGGCAAGGCTGGTGCCCTCGGTGACACCGTCACCGTCACTCGTGACAAGACCAAGATCACCGTTACCTCTGACAGCAACTTCTCTAAAAG GTATCTTAAGTACTTGACCAAAAAGTACTTGAAGAAACACAATGTGCGGGATTGGCTTCGGGTGATTGCTTCTAACAAAGACCGGAATGTGTATGAACTTCGGTACTTCAACATTGCTGAGAATGAGGGAGAGGAGGAAGATTGA
- the LOC110637534 gene encoding outer envelope pore protein 16-4, chloroplastic isoform X2 translates to MAQRSRKLEMEEELNGVLPCSSLAVDSILRVGTAGGIWGSCIGPYDARKRGLSGKARTSFVAKSIGKFGFQCGCNFFHSSLSASLSSRVLQGLLLEFLLFPVVELKDTGKRMTG, encoded by the exons ATGGCACAAAGAAGCCGGAAATTAGAGATGGAAGAGGAGCTCAACGGCGTCCTTCCGTGCTCTTCGCTCGCCGTTGATTCCATCCTTCGAGTAGGAACG GCAGGTGGGATATGGGGCTCATGCATAGGTCCGTACGATGCACGCAAAAGAG GCTTGAGTGGCAAAGCTCGTACTTCCTTCGTT GCAAAGTCAATCGGAAAATTCGGCTTTCAATGTG GTTGTAACTTTTTTCATTCTTCCTTGTCTGCATCTCTATCATCTCGTGTTCTTCAGGGCTTGTTGCTGGAGTTTTTACTTTTTCCCGTTGTGGAATTGAAAGATACAGGAAAAAGGATGACTGG GTGA